The DNA sequence GCGATTCCGTGCAGGCGATGGTGGAGCGCATGGAGTCCATCATCGTGAACCGCGGCGTTGGCGCGCGTCTCGACACGCCCGAAGCCCGTCGCCTGCTCCGCGTCATCGTGGGGTGGGAGGCCGGCGTCGACCGTCCCTTCTGGGACGAGCTCGAGCCGGCGGGGCGCGGTGCGGCCCGGCCGAAGCTGCGTGAGGCCGTGGCGACCGGCATGACGGGCGACGTGCCCGACCCGCAGGGACCGGGCTGTCTGCCGTCCCCGCTGGCGTCGGACACGGTGACCTTCGTGGTGCCAGGGTTCAGCGGTATGGACTTCCCCAAGGCCCCCAAGCCGCGCGTGAAGGCCTATTTCGGCCCGGAGGCCCAGCGCCACGCCCGGGACGAGTTCTATGCCGCCGTGGGTCGCACCAAGCCCGAGGCCGAGCTTGCCTACATGCTGGTGGCGCCGGTCGTCATCTGGCGGGACTACGCCCTGGTGGCGGTCCGCCGACCGGTGGAGCCGGGGGGCGTCATTCTCGACGCACCGGGCCGCGGCGGGGCGGTGTACCTCATGCGCCGGAACGGGACGGGAGCCGCCGCCGAATGGCGACTCGTCACCATTGTCCGTACCTGGGGCGCCTGAAACGGGCCAGCTCGGCAGTTAAATTTCAAGGCTACACCCCGATGGCCGCAGGGACCCGCCGGAAGACCGGCGCCACCCCCTGCCATCGGGTCCGCCAATGATTTCGTCCACGGCCACGCCGTCGGCTGCACCTCTCTTCCCGCCGTCCCATGACCGCACCGAACGCCCGCGAACGCATCCTGCCCCGCCTCATCGACGAGGAGGTCAAGGAATCGTTCATCAACTACTCCATGAGCGTCATCGTGTCGCGCGCGCTGCCGGACGTGCGCGATGGCCTCAAGCCCGTGCATCGCCGCGTGCTGTATGCGATGAACGAGCTCGGACTGTTGCCCGGGCGTGCGTACAAGAAATCGGCCACCGTGGTCGGCGACGTGCTCGGCAAGTATCACCCGCACGGCGACAGCAGTGTGTACGACGCGCTCGTGCGCATGGTGCAGGACTTCTCGCTGCGCTATCCGCTGGTGGACGGCCAGGGCAACTTCGGTTCCATGGACGGTGACGGCGCGGCCGCGTATCGCTACACCGAGGCGCGTCTGACGCGCATGGCCGTGGAGATGCTCAACGACATCGATCAGAACACGGTCGATTTCGCGCCCAACTTCGACGACCGGCTCGAAGAGCCGCGCGTGCTGCCGAGTGGCTTCCCCAACCTGCTGGTGAACGGCTCGTCCGGCATCGCGGTGGGCATGGCCACCAACATTCCGCCGCACAACCTCAAGGAAGTCATCAGCGCGGTGGTTGCGCTCATCGACAACCCCGAGCTCGACGGACCTTCCCTGCGCAAGCTCGTGAAGGGGCCTGACTTCCCCACGGGCGGTTACATCTACGGCCGTGCCGGCATTGCCGACTACCAGGACACGGGCCGCGGTCGCATCGTCATGCGCGCGCGTGCGGTCATCGAGGAGCGCGAGTCGAGCGGCAAGTCGCAGATCGTCGTCACCGAAGTGCCGTACCAGGTCAACAAGGCCAAGCTGGTGGCGGACATCGCCGAACTGGTGCGCGAGCAGAAGCTCACGGGCATCAGCGCGCTGCGCGACGAGTCCGACCGCGATGGCATCCGTGTGGTGGTGGAGCTCAAGCGCGACGCCATTCCGCGCGTGGTGCTCAACCAGCTGTACAAGCACACCGCCATGCAGAGCACCTTCGGTGTGATCATGCTGGCGCTGGTGCCCGATCCGAACACGCGGCAGCTCGTGCCCAAGGTGCTCACGCTCAAGCAGTGCCTGGAGCACTACATCGCGCACCGGCATGAAGTCATCGTGCGCCGCACGCAGTTCCAGCTCGACAAGGCGCTGGAGCGCGAGCACATCCTCGAGGGCCTCAAGATTGCCGTCGACAATATCGACGAGGTCATCAAGCTCATTCGTGCGGCCGAGGACACGCCCACGGCCAGTGCGCAGCTGCAGTCGCGCTTCGGACTGTCGGAGCGGCAGGCCGAGGCCATTCTCAACATGCGCCTGGCCAAGCTCACGGGCCTCGAGCGCGACAAGCTGGAAGAGGAACTGCGCGAGGTGCGCGCGGAAATCATCGAGCTGCGCGCCATCCTCGAGTCCAAGCCGCGCCGCATGGAAATCCTCAAGGGCGAGCTGCTCAAGCTGTCGGACACCTACGGCGACGAGCGCCGCACGGAGATCGTCAGCGACGAGGGCGAGTTCTCCATCGAGGATCTCATCGCCGAAGAGGAGATGGTCGTCACCATCTCCCACAAGGGCTACATCAAGCGTACGGCCGTGTCGCTGTACAAGCGGCAGGGACGCGGCGGGCGCGGCAAGAGCGGCGCGGATCTGCGCGAAGACGATTTCATCGAACGGCTGTACGTGGCCAGCACGCACACCTACCTGCTCATCTTCACCGATGACGGGCGCTGCTTCTGGCTCAAGGTGCACGAACTGCCGCAGTTGGGCCGGGCCACGCGTGGCAAGCCCATCGTGAACCTCATCAACGTCTCGCCGGACACGCGCATTCGCACCATCGTGCCGGTGCGGGAGTTCAGCGACACCGAGTTCCTGCTCTTCAGCACGCGCAACGGCACGGTCAAGAAGACGGCGCTGTCGCAGTACTCGAATCCGCGCAGCAACGGCATCAAGGCCATCAAGATCGAGGACGGCGATGCCCTGATGGACGTGCAGGTGACCAGCGGCAACAACGACGTGGTGCTGGCCACCAAGCATGGCTTGTCGGTGCGCTTCCACGAAAGCGATGTGCGCGAGATGGGCCGCGACACCACGGGCGTCAAGGGCATCGAACTGCGCCCGGCTGACGAGGTGGTGGGCATGGTCGTCATCAAGCGCGAGGCCACGCTGCTCGTGGTCACCGAGCGTGGACTCGGCAAGTGCAGCGAGGTGAGCGAATACCGCGTGCAGAAGCGCGGCGGCAAGGGCATCCTCACGCTCAACCGCACGCCCAAGACCGGTGACGTGGTGGCGCTCATGGAAGTCGTGCCCGAGGACGAGCTCATGCTCATGACCCGTCAGGGCATC is a window from the Gemmatimonas sp. UBA7669 genome containing:
- the gyrA gene encoding DNA gyrase subunit A: MTAPNARERILPRLIDEEVKESFINYSMSVIVSRALPDVRDGLKPVHRRVLYAMNELGLLPGRAYKKSATVVGDVLGKYHPHGDSSVYDALVRMVQDFSLRYPLVDGQGNFGSMDGDGAAAYRYTEARLTRMAVEMLNDIDQNTVDFAPNFDDRLEEPRVLPSGFPNLLVNGSSGIAVGMATNIPPHNLKEVISAVVALIDNPELDGPSLRKLVKGPDFPTGGYIYGRAGIADYQDTGRGRIVMRARAVIEERESSGKSQIVVTEVPYQVNKAKLVADIAELVREQKLTGISALRDESDRDGIRVVVELKRDAIPRVVLNQLYKHTAMQSTFGVIMLALVPDPNTRQLVPKVLTLKQCLEHYIAHRHEVIVRRTQFQLDKALEREHILEGLKIAVDNIDEVIKLIRAAEDTPTASAQLQSRFGLSERQAEAILNMRLAKLTGLERDKLEEELREVRAEIIELRAILESKPRRMEILKGELLKLSDTYGDERRTEIVSDEGEFSIEDLIAEEEMVVTISHKGYIKRTAVSLYKRQGRGGRGKSGADLREDDFIERLYVASTHTYLLIFTDDGRCFWLKVHELPQLGRATRGKPIVNLINVSPDTRIRTIVPVREFSDTEFLLFSTRNGTVKKTALSQYSNPRSNGIKAIKIEDGDALMDVQVTSGNNDVVLATKHGLSVRFHESDVREMGRDTTGVKGIELRPADEVVGMVVIKREATLLVVTERGLGKCSEVSEYRVQKRGGKGILTLNRTPKTGDVVALMEVVPEDELMLMTRQGIAIRSKVSEIRVTGRAAQGVRLVALDENDVVSAVARVIPDDKDDGEGGAEDASGGDTAAESGAENGGE